Proteins encoded within one genomic window of Nitrospina gracilis 3/211:
- a CDS encoding tyrosine-type recombinase/integrase, whose translation MALKFTKLTRPNIRKLLSEGRLQEHGITFDRLTNSDGKYSVNIMVDGQRVHRVIGKESEGVTRKQAEEFIEQVRSDARKGRLNLPKGRKTILQFDQAAEMYLKRMEEEGGKDLKMKKMRLNQNLVPFFKSKPVVQIGSFDIERYKKKRLTSKVAPGTVNRDLAVLSHLFNKGIEWGWWEHRPAKIKRLQENPGRITYLTTEQIARLVEAAKQDQNPHIYPFIVIGLGTGMRRMEILSIRLEHIDLERKTIYIPNAKAGARTQPMTNELAEFLRGYIETAEPGQEWLFPAVGSKTGHTVAIERVFRRVVKNAKLDPEKVVRHTLRHTAITHLVQAGVDLPTVKRISGHKTLSMVEKYAHQNGAHIEAAMDKLQDRLKAAN comes from the coding sequence ATGGCCTTGAAATTCACTAAACTCACCCGCCCGAATATTCGGAAGCTTCTTTCGGAAGGCCGTCTCCAGGAGCATGGGATTACCTTTGACCGCCTAACCAATAGTGATGGGAAATACTCCGTAAACATTATGGTGGACGGGCAACGGGTTCACCGTGTCATTGGGAAGGAGTCAGAGGGTGTCACGCGGAAGCAGGCGGAAGAGTTCATCGAGCAGGTCCGGTCCGATGCGCGGAAAGGCCGTTTGAATCTGCCCAAGGGAAGGAAGACGATCCTCCAGTTTGATCAGGCGGCTGAAATGTACCTCAAGAGGATGGAAGAAGAGGGTGGCAAGGACCTCAAGATGAAAAAGATGCGTTTGAATCAGAATCTGGTCCCTTTCTTTAAAAGCAAGCCGGTGGTGCAAATCGGTTCATTCGATATTGAGCGGTACAAGAAAAAGCGGCTGACCTCTAAAGTCGCTCCCGGAACGGTCAACCGCGACTTGGCGGTGCTGTCTCACCTGTTCAATAAGGGGATTGAGTGGGGATGGTGGGAGCATCGGCCTGCAAAGATCAAGAGGCTTCAAGAAAACCCCGGACGAATCACCTACCTCACCACAGAACAGATTGCCAGATTGGTTGAGGCGGCCAAGCAAGACCAGAACCCGCACATCTATCCGTTCATTGTGATTGGCTTGGGAACCGGTATGCGCCGAATGGAAATCCTTTCAATCCGGCTGGAGCACATCGATCTTGAACGGAAAACCATTTACATCCCGAATGCCAAGGCGGGGGCCAGGACACAACCCATGACCAATGAACTGGCGGAGTTCTTGAGAGGGTATATTGAGACGGCGGAACCGGGCCAAGAATGGTTGTTTCCTGCCGTGGGTTCCAAGACGGGCCACACCGTGGCGATTGAAAGGGTGTTTCGCCGGGTTGTCAAGAACGCGAAACTGGACCCTGAGAAGGTGGTCCGGCATACCTTGCGCCATACCGCTATCACTCATTTGGTTCAGGCAGGCGTGGACCTGCCCACGGTAAAGCGGATCAGTGGTCATAAAACCTTGTCCATGGTAGAGAAGTACGCACACCAGAACGGGGCGCACATCGAAGCGGCTATGGATAAGCTCCAAGACCGGCTCAAAGCGGCGAATTGA
- a CDS encoding FKBP-type peptidyl-prolyl cis-trans isomerase, whose translation MIKKDSVVTLSYSLKNKEGAELDKAGADQPLVYLHGKGQIIPGLESKLEGLNSGDKKDVTVQPEDAYGNVNPSLVMEIERQHFPKDVDIQPGMQFTADMGEKQQIFTVLSVGEEQIKIDANHPLAGETLHFSIEVLDVREATKEELDHGHAHTGNEHGH comes from the coding sequence ATGATTAAGAAGGATTCTGTCGTCACTCTCAGCTACTCCCTGAAAAACAAGGAAGGCGCGGAACTGGATAAAGCCGGCGCGGACCAGCCGCTGGTTTACCTGCACGGCAAGGGGCAGATCATCCCCGGGCTGGAGTCCAAGCTGGAAGGACTGAACTCCGGAGACAAGAAAGACGTCACCGTTCAGCCGGAAGACGCCTACGGCAACGTCAACCCCAGCCTGGTGATGGAGATCGAGCGTCAGCATTTCCCCAAGGATGTGGACATTCAGCCCGGCATGCAGTTCACCGCCGACATGGGTGAAAAGCAGCAGATCTTCACGGTGCTCTCGGTTGGAGAAGAGCAGATCAAGATCGACGCCAACCATCCGCTTGCCGGCGAGACCCTCCATTTCTCCATCGAAGTATTGGATGTGCGCGAAGCCACCAAGGAAGAGCTGGACCACGGCCACGCCCACACCGGCAACGAACACGGCCACTGA
- a CDS encoding TIGR03545 family protein has translation MNKKPGFIRWWGLIPFVVVTGLIAGFLLLFLDSLIESTIEEQGSQALGAQVDVASVKTSLLDHSIEIRGIEIANAEKLDENIIEVGNFTFNFDLNQAFSKKLIIDELTADGIAFNTTRKTPARPVKKPAKKKETPEEEEADDSSSGPGFGGLDALKGMQFKSPKEILESEKLETLERVKEVREDVKATKAKWEDRIQNRYGKGAIDEIKQKIDGIKQRAKKISGPGDVQALTADIQSLRGDIEGRVDEIKNLKSELKAETEKAQALVRDLKDLPRKDLERLKSKYSLDLKGGTGMVGALVAGPLKDHLNKARRYYEKAKPYLKKKKEPVVPEPETPERGKGLTIEFLKPKPTPDFLVRHGKLSITLFGQDVSGDLKDLSDNQKIHGKPMVVKFDAGNNPKFDRFNLDLTVDRTGTAGRDTLKTRIEGLKLSGFETGKAVKVEQGGADIKSTFNIVSEEALTGNINVQTRDMNMKWTQSGSGELADIMQKTLNSVSRFYLNFLVSGTVNDYAVKVESDLDKTLNRAIRGVFDDKVKEFEGKLNAAILEKTKGPLKDSTGAVSNLVDLRKLLDSRESSLQNLLGEATQKALLPKLPGPAGDLLKQFKLPF, from the coding sequence ATGAATAAAAAACCGGGCTTCATCCGCTGGTGGGGACTGATCCCTTTCGTTGTCGTGACGGGACTGATTGCGGGATTCCTCCTGCTGTTTCTCGACAGCCTGATCGAAAGCACCATCGAGGAGCAGGGCTCGCAGGCGCTGGGTGCGCAGGTCGATGTGGCATCGGTGAAAACATCCCTGCTGGACCATTCCATCGAAATCCGCGGCATCGAAATCGCCAACGCAGAGAAATTGGATGAAAACATAATCGAGGTCGGCAACTTCACGTTCAACTTCGACCTCAACCAGGCCTTTTCCAAAAAACTGATTATCGACGAACTGACTGCAGACGGCATCGCCTTCAACACCACACGAAAGACTCCGGCACGCCCGGTAAAAAAACCGGCAAAGAAAAAGGAGACGCCGGAAGAAGAGGAAGCGGACGACAGCAGTTCAGGGCCGGGCTTCGGAGGCCTGGATGCCCTCAAGGGCATGCAGTTCAAATCGCCCAAGGAAATCCTGGAAAGCGAAAAACTGGAAACGCTGGAACGCGTGAAGGAAGTAAGGGAGGACGTGAAGGCGACGAAAGCGAAATGGGAAGATCGTATTCAAAACCGGTACGGTAAAGGGGCCATCGATGAAATCAAACAGAAAATCGACGGCATCAAGCAGCGTGCCAAAAAGATTTCGGGACCGGGAGATGTTCAGGCCCTCACCGCGGACATCCAAAGCCTGCGCGGGGACATCGAGGGCCGGGTCGATGAAATCAAAAACCTGAAATCGGAACTGAAGGCGGAGACGGAAAAAGCCCAAGCTTTGGTTCGGGACCTCAAGGACCTTCCTCGGAAGGACCTCGAACGGTTGAAGAGCAAGTATTCACTGGATCTCAAGGGCGGTACCGGCATGGTGGGGGCACTGGTGGCGGGGCCGTTGAAAGACCACCTCAACAAAGCCCGCCGCTATTACGAAAAAGCCAAACCCTACCTCAAAAAGAAAAAGGAACCCGTGGTGCCGGAGCCGGAGACGCCTGAACGCGGCAAGGGTCTGACCATCGAGTTTCTGAAACCCAAACCCACGCCGGATTTCCTCGTACGCCACGGAAAACTGTCCATCACACTTTTCGGCCAGGATGTTTCAGGGGACCTGAAGGACCTCTCGGATAATCAGAAGATCCACGGCAAGCCGATGGTTGTGAAATTCGACGCAGGCAACAATCCCAAATTCGACCGCTTCAATCTCGACCTGACTGTGGACCGCACCGGCACCGCGGGCCGCGATACTTTGAAGACGCGTATCGAGGGATTGAAGTTGTCCGGCTTTGAAACAGGCAAGGCCGTCAAGGTGGAACAGGGCGGGGCCGACATCAAGAGCACATTCAACATCGTCAGCGAGGAGGCGTTGACCGGAAACATAAACGTGCAGACGCGCGACATGAACATGAAGTGGACGCAGTCCGGAAGCGGCGAGTTGGCCGACATCATGCAAAAGACCCTCAACTCCGTCAGCAGGTTTTATCTCAACTTCCTTGTTTCCGGAACCGTGAATGATTACGCGGTGAAAGTGGAATCCGATCTCGACAAAACGCTGAACCGCGCCATTCGCGGCGTGTTCGACGACAAGGTGAAAGAATTCGAAGGAAAACTGAACGCCGCCATTCTGGAAAAAACCAAGGGACCGTTGAAAGATTCCACCGGCGCCGTGTCCAATCTCGTGGACTTGCGCAAGCTGCTCGACTCCCGCGAGTCCTCCCTGCAGAACCTGCTGGGCGAGGCCACCCAGAAAGCCCTGCTCCCCAAACTGCCGGGCCCTGCAGGCGACCTGCTTAAGCAGTTCAAACTTCCGTTCTGA
- a CDS encoding TIGR03546 family protein, producing MYSRIFKILKALNSNQRPWQISVALVLGAVAGLTPLLSLHNLVVLLLVFFLNVNFGMFLLSLAGCTLFAFLLDPLFHRIGYALLTSEDLHGFWTQFFSCPVFLLGNLNNTIVMGSLVFSLVLGVPLIFVFNKLIVKYRLAFNALIDRIPFLKFLKIPDTVETAS from the coding sequence GTGTATAGCCGGATTTTTAAAATTCTGAAAGCGCTCAACTCCAACCAGCGCCCCTGGCAGATCAGCGTAGCCCTGGTACTGGGGGCAGTGGCCGGCCTCACTCCGCTTCTCAGCCTGCACAACCTGGTCGTCCTGCTTCTCGTTTTTTTCCTCAACGTCAACTTTGGCATGTTCCTGTTGAGCCTCGCCGGGTGCACTCTGTTCGCGTTTCTCCTCGACCCTCTCTTCCATCGCATCGGTTACGCGCTGCTGACCTCGGAAGACCTGCATGGGTTCTGGACACAGTTTTTCAGTTGCCCCGTCTTTCTGCTCGGCAACCTCAACAACACCATCGTGATGGGAAGCCTGGTCTTTTCCCTGGTCCTGGGCGTGCCGTTGATTTTTGTATTCAACAAACTCATCGTCAAATACCGGCTGGCGTTCAATGCCCTGATCGACCGCATTCCGTTCCTCAAATTCCTCAAAATTCCGGACACCGTGGAGACCGCGTCATGA
- a CDS encoding cation:proton antiporter, protein MEFTLQKLVGVIILGISMHWLAWRIRIPSIVLFFAAGVMIGPVGGWVDPTEDFGPLLQALIKLAIAIILFEGGLNLRFHELQQSGRAVKQIILLGLPLSWGLGFAACHWVAGLSVPVSVLLSAILVVTGPTVILPLVRHAKLSPRTASVLKWEGIINDPIGVLLAVLVAEILTHGAAQTTESILVHFGLAIAGSVGLGIAGGLFLKFAFEKGHVPEFLKIPMVLCMVISLFGIADLLAEEMGLLAVTVLGITMGNIRMLIFYELRKFKENVTTLLVATVFILLTADLDANHFTNLDWRAVGFIFCILFLVRPLAVGLGTLGSGLKWNETLLLGWIAPRGIVAASVAGLFAPRLIERGYGDAVYLLPLVFGVIVFTVVLHGLSLEWLSRKLELSSDKQEGVVIVGANPWTTELASVLRELDLPVILVDGTWHRLKDARLRGLPIHYGEILSETSEQNMDLAEMGYLLAASENDAYNALVCNAFIHHFGRDRVYQLPFHEKKVEEEKGVQSAHLGRIAFGEEARFEVLMDLFYQGWVFQKSKLTEEHTFDAFAAKLHPPYYLILVTGKGKIAFGLENFSGDPGPGDTVIAFTKLNAPASKNAKKKFSEAKE, encoded by the coding sequence TTGGAATTTACCCTGCAAAAACTGGTTGGTGTCATCATCCTCGGCATCAGCATGCACTGGCTGGCCTGGCGAATCCGCATTCCATCTATCGTGCTGTTTTTCGCGGCGGGAGTGATGATCGGCCCGGTGGGGGGATGGGTCGATCCCACTGAAGACTTTGGCCCGCTGCTTCAGGCTCTCATAAAACTGGCCATCGCCATCATTCTGTTCGAAGGCGGATTGAACCTGCGCTTTCATGAATTGCAACAATCCGGCCGGGCGGTGAAGCAGATCATTCTGCTGGGCCTTCCATTGTCGTGGGGGCTCGGGTTCGCCGCCTGTCATTGGGTCGCCGGATTGTCGGTACCGGTTTCGGTGCTTTTGTCGGCCATCCTGGTGGTGACGGGCCCGACGGTCATCCTTCCCCTGGTCCGCCACGCCAAACTGTCCCCGCGCACGGCGTCGGTGTTGAAATGGGAAGGCATCATCAACGATCCCATCGGCGTTTTGCTGGCGGTGCTGGTGGCGGAAATCCTCACACACGGCGCCGCACAGACCACTGAATCCATATTGGTGCATTTCGGGCTGGCCATTGCGGGATCGGTGGGGCTGGGCATTGCGGGAGGCCTGTTTCTCAAATTTGCATTTGAGAAAGGACACGTCCCGGAGTTTCTGAAAATCCCCATGGTGTTGTGCATGGTGATCTCGCTGTTCGGCATCGCCGACCTGCTGGCGGAGGAGATGGGACTGCTTGCGGTGACGGTGCTCGGCATCACCATGGGCAACATTCGAATGCTCATCTTTTACGAACTCCGCAAATTCAAGGAAAACGTCACCACCCTCCTCGTCGCAACCGTGTTCATCCTGCTCACGGCAGACCTGGATGCGAATCATTTCACCAACCTCGACTGGCGGGCGGTTGGGTTCATTTTCTGCATCCTGTTCCTGGTACGCCCGCTGGCGGTGGGACTGGGCACCCTGGGTTCGGGCCTGAAATGGAATGAAACCCTGCTGCTGGGGTGGATAGCGCCGCGCGGCATCGTAGCGGCTTCGGTCGCAGGATTGTTCGCACCGCGCCTGATAGAACGGGGATACGGGGATGCGGTGTACCTGTTGCCGCTGGTGTTTGGCGTGATCGTTTTCACCGTCGTCCTGCACGGGCTTTCCCTGGAATGGCTTTCCCGCAAACTTGAATTGTCATCCGACAAGCAGGAAGGAGTGGTGATCGTCGGGGCCAATCCCTGGACCACGGAACTGGCGTCGGTGTTACGCGAATTGGACCTTCCGGTAATCCTGGTGGACGGTACCTGGCACCGCCTGAAGGACGCCCGGCTGCGCGGCCTGCCGATCCATTACGGTGAAATCCTGTCTGAAACCAGCGAACAGAACATGGACCTGGCGGAGATGGGGTACCTGCTGGCCGCCTCCGAGAACGATGCCTACAACGCCCTTGTCTGCAACGCATTCATTCATCACTTCGGGCGCGACCGGGTGTACCAGTTGCCTTTCCATGAGAAAAAGGTTGAGGAAGAAAAGGGCGTGCAAAGCGCCCACCTGGGTCGCATCGCATTTGGTGAAGAGGCCCGCTTTGAAGTCCTGATGGACCTCTTTTACCAGGGGTGGGTATTCCAGAAATCGAAGCTGACCGAGGAGCATACCTTCGACGCCTTCGCTGCCAAATTGCACCCCCCTTACTACCTGATTCTTGTGACGGGAAAAGGAAAAATCGCATTCGGTTTGGAAAACTTTTCCGGGGACCCGGGACCCGGGGATACGGTGATCGCGTTTACAAAACTGAATGCCCCCGCATCGAAAAACGCCAAAAAGAAGTTCAGTGAGGCCAAGGAATGA
- a CDS encoding YgaP family membrane protein — protein sequence MMNANAGRMDRWVRVVVGIALLAAAWMSGGPWGITLGVIAFIPILTGIFGWCPLYAIFNFNTCPFDRNRMSSPPKA from the coding sequence ATGATGAACGCAAATGCAGGGCGAATGGATCGTTGGGTGCGGGTGGTTGTTGGGATTGCACTTCTGGCCGCAGCTTGGATGTCGGGAGGCCCGTGGGGTATCACGCTGGGCGTGATCGCCTTCATCCCCATCCTGACGGGAATTTTTGGGTGGTGCCCCCTGTACGCCATCTTCAATTTCAACACCTGCCCATTTGACCGCAACCGTATGAGTTCGCCTCCCAAGGCCTGA
- a CDS encoding protein kinase — translation PAWECEVYKVNEISTGIERAAKLFFPQRNVRNKAARVYARKLHKLRRCSILIQYHTKEIITYRRIPVTALISDYVEGILLSEFLQKLPGKRLPPYQATHLLYALAKGIEEIHLLNEYHGDLHSDNIIVNKFGLSFEIKLLDLYNSTDAKLANMRDDICSLVQIYHECMGGRKHYRKLPPTVKKICCGLKRSLIMKKFRTVSQLREHLELLEWEYDW, via the coding sequence CCGGCGTGGGAGTGTGAGGTGTACAAGGTAAACGAAATCAGCACCGGCATCGAGCGCGCCGCAAAGCTGTTTTTCCCCCAACGCAACGTGCGCAACAAGGCGGCGCGGGTGTACGCGCGCAAATTGCACAAACTCCGCCGATGCTCCATCCTCATCCAGTACCACACCAAGGAGATCATCACCTACCGGCGCATTCCCGTCACCGCACTCATATCCGATTACGTCGAGGGTATCCTGCTCTCCGAGTTTTTGCAGAAGTTGCCCGGCAAGCGCCTGCCGCCGTACCAGGCGACCCACCTGCTGTACGCGCTGGCCAAGGGTATCGAGGAAATCCACCTGCTGAACGAGTACCACGGGGACCTTCACAGCGACAACATCATCGTCAATAAATTCGGTCTGAGCTTTGAAATCAAACTGCTCGATCTGTACAACTCCACCGATGCCAAGCTGGCCAACATGCGCGACGATATCTGCAGCCTGGTGCAGATTTACCACGAGTGCATGGGAGGCCGGAAGCATTACCGCAAATTGCCGCCAACGGTGAAGAAAATCTGTTGTGGTCTCAAGCGGTCCCTGATCATGAAAAAATTCCGCACGGTCTCCCAACTGCGGGAACACCTGGAACTGCTGGAATGGGAGTACGATTGGTGA
- a CDS encoding tetratricopeptide repeat protein — protein MGVRLVRWSGWMCLGVYLVLGLWTEPAQAQRQEFDPDKARQECSNGVTIYCLALGMEAERAGDRDLALEYYRIACTSHPTPGHLRACTPLLHLSRQMERLQEEVRPLEKRCQDGNKQTCFYLGKEYLKIGELNRGSDLLLPLCREGYPSPDPNDYGACYHMARGYERSQHYGRAQELFELDCNRNPGKARASCEALLRMVYVRKESEKVAWSQVQEFRWLEIALGVLAVMPLVGTWLWYRQKPWAWQCLRAGPVIAGICLVLWELSPKEGDLPPADRIVGVLSFLAVVGLAAMAHQKLQEHQDISPPNPPEPPTPDSKV, from the coding sequence ATGGGAGTACGATTGGTGAGGTGGAGCGGATGGATGTGCCTCGGAGTGTATTTGGTGCTGGGCCTTTGGACGGAGCCCGCGCAGGCGCAGCGGCAGGAATTCGATCCGGATAAAGCACGGCAGGAATGTTCCAACGGGGTCACCATCTACTGCCTGGCCCTGGGCATGGAAGCGGAACGGGCGGGCGACCGCGACCTCGCCCTCGAGTATTACCGCATCGCCTGCACCAGCCACCCGACGCCCGGCCACCTGCGCGCCTGCACCCCTCTACTGCACCTGTCTCGCCAGATGGAGCGCTTGCAGGAGGAGGTGCGGCCCCTGGAGAAGCGCTGCCAGGACGGGAACAAGCAAACCTGTTTTTACCTCGGCAAGGAGTACCTCAAGATCGGGGAATTGAACCGGGGAAGCGACCTGCTTCTGCCCCTCTGCCGGGAAGGGTACCCCTCTCCCGATCCCAATGATTACGGCGCGTGTTACCATATGGCGCGCGGTTATGAGCGGTCCCAGCACTATGGCCGGGCGCAGGAGTTGTTCGAACTCGATTGCAATCGCAACCCGGGCAAGGCCCGTGCCAGTTGCGAGGCGCTTTTGCGCATGGTGTACGTTCGCAAGGAAAGTGAGAAGGTGGCCTGGAGCCAGGTGCAGGAGTTCCGGTGGCTGGAAATCGCGCTTGGAGTTCTCGCCGTGATGCCGCTGGTGGGCACGTGGTTGTGGTACCGTCAAAAACCGTGGGCCTGGCAGTGCCTGCGGGCGGGACCCGTTATCGCCGGAATCTGCCTGGTGTTGTGGGAACTGTCGCCGAAGGAAGGGGACCTGCCTCCTGCCGACCGCATCGTGGGCGTTCTATCGTTTCTCGCGGTGGTGGGGCTGGCGGCGATGGCGCACCAGAAACTGCAGGAGCATCAGGACATCTCCCCTCCCAATCCCCCGGAGCCGCCGACTCCCGATTCTAAGGTATGA
- a CDS encoding FKBP-type peptidyl-prolyl cis-trans isomerase: protein MKKASMTRSVWFLALIAVLLVTSPVWAEDRTVKEGDVIEIHYTGKLKDDTVFDKSEGRDPLKFTVGTEQIISGMNKAVMGMKVGESKTVTMVPDEAYGPYNDKLVFQIEKSKLPPQVQSGSQLMDGQGNIVTVKDIQGEMATLDANHMLAGKTLIFDIKLVSIQ, encoded by the coding sequence ATGAAAAAAGCAAGCATGACCCGGTCGGTATGGTTTCTCGCGCTCATTGCGGTGTTGCTGGTGACGTCCCCGGTGTGGGCGGAAGATCGGACCGTAAAGGAAGGCGACGTGATCGAGATCCATTACACCGGAAAACTGAAGGACGACACGGTGTTTGACAAATCGGAAGGCCGCGACCCCCTGAAGTTCACCGTCGGCACCGAACAGATCATTTCCGGAATGAACAAGGCGGTGATGGGCATGAAGGTGGGCGAATCCAAAACCGTCACAATGGTGCCGGACGAAGCCTACGGTCCCTATAACGACAAACTGGTGTTCCAGATCGAGAAAAGCAAATTGCCGCCGCAGGTGCAATCCGGTTCCCAGTTGATGGACGGACAAGGCAACATCGTGACCGTCAAGGACATACAGGGCGAAATGGCCACACTGGATGCAAACCACATGTTGGCCGGGAAAACCCTGATCTTCGACATCAAGCTGGTCAGCATCCAGTAA
- a CDS encoding osmoprotectant NAGGN system M42 family peptidase, giving the protein MKRLNLDQSYLMRILFRLLEIPSPTGLTDTIVHVLCHELKKLGIPFELTRRGAIRANMSGKVQSPDRAIVAHLDTLGAMVKNLRENGRLEVVPIGTWSPRFAEGARVTVYMDDDRSCRGTILPLKASGHTYNEEVDTQPTAWSNLEVRVDMESNSRKDLEEAGFNVGDFIAIDADPEFTDSGYIVSRHLDDKAGVAAILTAAKAIVEAKVPLDLDCHLLFTISEEVGVGASHVLHGDVAELVSVDNGTLAPGQNTSEFGVTISMQDSSGPFDRHLTSKVIEICQKYKIEHARDVFNHYRSDAAAAMEAGNDIRTALLCFGLDASHGYERTHIQSLMSLADLLSMYIQSPPTFTRDRDLLGPLADFPHQPELEKHIEDPPQT; this is encoded by the coding sequence ATGAAGCGTCTCAATCTCGATCAAAGTTACCTGATGCGCATCCTCTTCCGTCTGCTGGAAATTCCCAGCCCGACCGGACTGACCGATACGATCGTGCACGTTTTGTGTCACGAGCTTAAAAAACTAGGCATTCCCTTCGAACTGACGCGCCGCGGCGCCATTCGCGCCAACATGTCCGGAAAGGTTCAAAGCCCCGACCGGGCCATTGTCGCCCACTTGGATACATTGGGTGCGATGGTGAAAAATTTGCGTGAAAACGGAAGGCTGGAGGTCGTGCCCATCGGCACCTGGTCACCGCGCTTCGCCGAAGGCGCGCGCGTGACGGTGTACATGGATGACGACCGCTCCTGCCGCGGCACGATCCTGCCGCTCAAGGCCTCGGGGCACACCTATAACGAGGAGGTCGACACCCAGCCCACCGCGTGGTCCAACCTGGAAGTGCGGGTGGACATGGAAAGCAATTCCCGCAAGGACCTTGAAGAAGCGGGGTTCAACGTCGGCGATTTCATCGCCATCGATGCCGATCCCGAGTTCACCGACAGCGGCTACATTGTTTCCCGTCACCTGGACGACAAGGCAGGGGTCGCCGCCATTCTCACCGCAGCCAAGGCCATTGTGGAAGCCAAGGTGCCCCTGGATCTTGACTGCCACCTGCTGTTCACCATCTCGGAAGAAGTCGGCGTCGGCGCCTCACATGTCCTTCATGGAGACGTGGCCGAGCTGGTTTCCGTGGACAACGGTACCCTGGCCCCGGGACAGAACACCAGCGAATTCGGGGTCACCATATCCATGCAGGATTCCAGCGGCCCCTTCGACCGCCACCTGACCTCAAAGGTCATTGAAATCTGTCAAAAATACAAGATCGAGCACGCGCGTGACGTATTCAACCATTACCGGAGCGATGCGGCCGCCGCCATGGAAGCGGGAAACGACATCCGCACCGCGCTTCTTTGTTTCGGCCTGGATGCATCGCACGGGTACGAACGCACGCACATCCAATCCCTGATGTCGCTGGCCGACCTGTTGTCGATGTACATTCAGAGTCCACCGACGTTCACCCGCGACCGTGACCTTTTGGGGCCGCTCGCCGATTTCCCGCACCAGCCGGAACTGGAAAAACACATAGAGGATCCGCCACAGACCTGA